A DNA window from Aureibaculum sp. 2308TA14-22 contains the following coding sequences:
- a CDS encoding PIG-L family deacetylase, producing the protein MKKIVILLVFLLFVFPINAQKPNKPNSAEIYESIKKLNFLGTVLYVAAHPDDENTRLISYFSNHVKARTGYLSITRGDGGQNLIGPELQELLGVIRTQELLAARRTDGGEQFFTRAKDFGYSKHPDETLNIWNKDEVLKDVVSIIRKFRPDIIINRFNHRTPGTTHGHHTSSAMLSFEAFGLVGDSNFKSHDLYEPWQPKNLFFNTSWWFYGSREKFEKADKSNLLSFDMGVYYPSSGLSNSEIASLSRSQHQSQGFGSTGSRGSEIEYIEFLKGKMPKNGNIFDGIDTSWNRVKGGKIIADILNQVELNYDFKNPAKSIPELLKAYKLIDGLADGHWKSLKLPEIKNIIAACAGLYLEAVAETPLSALNEKVKIDIEAINRSDASIELLAVDLVTSNKTTLGVQEFAKSINLINNESFKSSEELYISQKEKFTAPYWLTGVSSLGMYKVEDKKQIGNPETLKNASAVFSLIIDGQAINIQKNIVYKYNDPVKGEVYQPFEILPEVTAKISNKVNIFADNSPKEIPVIIKSTKDNLSGTVNLCYPTDWKVSPEKIDFTIPNKGGEKTVVFTITPPNTQSEGLMSPMVTIDGEIFTKELINVNYDHIPKQTILMPSEAKLVRLDIKKKGNLIGYIQGAGDQVPISLTQIGYKVEELNEDNIATTNLQKYDAIVLGIRLYNISNQAKFYQDELHNYVENGGTLIVQYNTSRGLKVDKVAPYELKLSRDRVVEEDAVVGFLSEKYGLLSTPNLIESKDFDGWIQERGLYFPNKWSKEFTPILAMNDKGESSKKGSLLVAKYGKGHFIYTGISFFRELPAGVPGAYKLFANMLSVGKRDNSK; encoded by the coding sequence ATGAAAAAAATAGTAATTTTACTAGTATTTCTTCTTTTTGTTTTTCCTATAAATGCTCAAAAACCTAATAAACCCAATAGTGCAGAGATATATGAATCTATAAAAAAGCTAAACTTTTTAGGTACGGTTTTATATGTAGCTGCACATCCTGATGATGAAAACACACGATTAATCTCTTATTTTTCTAATCATGTAAAAGCCAGAACTGGTTATTTGTCTATAACTAGAGGTGATGGAGGGCAAAATTTAATAGGCCCGGAATTACAGGAGCTTTTGGGCGTAATTAGAACGCAAGAGTTATTAGCAGCACGCAGAACAGACGGAGGCGAACAATTTTTTACCAGAGCCAAAGATTTTGGCTATTCTAAACACCCTGATGAAACATTAAACATTTGGAATAAGGATGAGGTGCTGAAAGATGTAGTTTCTATCATCAGAAAATTTAGGCCAGATATAATCATCAATCGTTTTAATCATAGAACGCCTGGTACTACGCACGGACATCACACTTCATCGGCTATGCTAAGTTTTGAAGCTTTTGGTTTGGTGGGAGATAGTAATTTTAAAAGCCATGACCTGTACGAGCCTTGGCAGCCCAAAAATTTATTCTTTAATACCTCTTGGTGGTTTTACGGTAGTCGAGAGAAATTTGAGAAGGCAGATAAATCCAATTTGTTAAGTTTCGATATGGGGGTATATTATCCGTCAAGCGGATTGTCCAACAGTGAAATAGCTTCGTTAAGTAGAAGTCAGCACCAATCGCAAGGTTTTGGTAGTACAGGCTCAAGGGGTTCTGAAATAGAATATATAGAGTTTTTAAAGGGAAAGATGCCAAAAAATGGAAACATTTTTGATGGTATTGACACTTCTTGGAACAGAGTAAAAGGCGGTAAAATTATTGCTGATATTTTAAATCAAGTGGAATTGAATTATGATTTTAAGAATCCAGCGAAAAGTATCCCAGAGTTGTTAAAGGCTTATAAATTGATTGATGGTTTAGCCGATGGACATTGGAAATCTTTAAAGCTTCCTGAAATTAAAAATATTATTGCCGCTTGTGCGGGATTGTACTTAGAAGCCGTTGCAGAAACTCCACTTAGTGCTTTAAATGAAAAAGTTAAAATTGATATTGAGGCTATAAACAGAAGTGACGCTTCTATAGAATTACTAGCGGTTGATTTAGTGACTTCTAACAAAACAACTTTAGGAGTTCAAGAGTTTGCTAAAAGTATTAACCTAATCAATAATGAATCTTTTAAATCTTCCGAAGAACTTTATATTTCTCAAAAAGAGAAATTTACAGCTCCTTATTGGTTAACTGGTGTTAGTAGTTTGGGGATGTATAAAGTTGAAGATAAAAAACAGATAGGGAATCCTGAAACGTTAAAAAACGCATCCGCTGTTTTTAGTTTGATAATTGATGGACAAGCCATTAATATTCAAAAAAACATAGTCTATAAATATAATGATCCAGTAAAAGGAGAGGTCTATCAACCTTTTGAGATACTACCCGAAGTAACGGCTAAAATTTCAAATAAAGTGAATATTTTTGCGGATAATTCTCCAAAGGAAATACCTGTAATAATAAAATCTACTAAGGATAATCTTTCTGGTACGGTTAATTTATGCTATCCTACGGATTGGAAGGTAAGTCCTGAAAAAATAGATTTTACCATTCCCAACAAAGGTGGCGAAAAAACAGTTGTTTTTACTATAACACCTCCAAACACGCAAAGTGAAGGGTTGATGTCGCCCATGGTAACAATAGATGGGGAAATTTTCACCAAAGAATTGATAAACGTTAATTACGACCATATACCTAAACAAACTATTTTAATGCCATCAGAAGCTAAATTGGTACGGTTGGACATTAAAAAGAAGGGAAATTTAATTGGTTATATTCAAGGGGCAGGAGATCAAGTCCCGATAAGTTTGACTCAAATTGGCTATAAGGTAGAGGAGTTGAACGAAGATAATATTGCTACAACAAACTTACAAAAATACGATGCTATTGTATTGGGCATTAGATTATATAATATCAGCAACCAAGCCAAATTTTATCAAGATGAACTTCATAACTATGTAGAAAATGGTGGTACTTTGATTGTACAGTACAATACCAGCAGAGGATTAAAAGTAGATAAAGTTGCACCTTACGAGTTGAAGCTGTCTAGAGATAGGGTAGTGGAAGAAGATGCTGTCGTTGGTTTTTTATCTGAAAAATATGGATTGTTAAGTACACCTAATTTAATTGAATCTAAAGATTTTGATGGATGGATTCAAGAACGTGGTTTATATTTTCCAAATAAATGGAGTAAAGAATTTACGCCAATATTGGCCATGAATGACAAAGGTGAATCTTCTAAAAAAGGAAGTCTTTTAGTCGCAAAATATGGCAAAGGACATTTTATATATACAGGTATTAGTTTTTTTAGAGAGCTACCCGCAGGCGTACCTGGTGCGTATAAGTTATTTGCTAATATGCTTTCTGTAGGAAAAAGAGATAATTCAAAATAA
- a CDS encoding DmpA family aminopeptidase, producing MKNIFKVLVFIFALQTIHSQEKRARDYGVEIGVLKTGTLNAITDVNGVKVGHTTLIEGDSIRTGVTAILPHSEDIFNLKVPAAIYIGNGYGKLAGYSQVKELGNIETPIILTNTLSVPVASDALITYTLEQPENKNVRSINSVVGETNDGYLNDIRGRHVKEKHVLDAIKKAKIGKVDEGNIGAGTGTVCFGFKGGIGTSSRVIPKSLGGYTVGVLVQTNFGGVLEVNGTPVAKELGRYPYKNDMEADGSCMIVVITDAPIGSRNLERMAKRAMLGLAKTGGIASNGSGDYVIALSTAKENLIDTKQDSTYHKLKELKNSEVTPLFLATIEATEEAIINSLFAAKDMVGRDEHEIKALPINDILKIMKKHNRIKE from the coding sequence ATGAAAAATATATTCAAAGTACTAGTATTCATTTTTGCTCTACAAACTATTCATTCCCAAGAAAAAAGAGCTAGAGATTACGGTGTTGAAATTGGTGTTTTAAAAACTGGAACGTTGAATGCCATTACCGATGTTAATGGCGTAAAAGTTGGTCATACTACTTTAATCGAAGGCGATAGTATTAGAACTGGAGTAACTGCTATTTTACCACATTCAGAAGATATTTTCAACCTTAAAGTTCCTGCAGCCATTTATATAGGTAACGGTTATGGGAAACTTGCAGGATATAGTCAAGTAAAGGAACTAGGAAATATTGAAACTCCTATAATTCTAACCAATACATTAAGCGTTCCGGTGGCATCCGACGCCTTAATTACTTATACATTAGAACAGCCCGAAAATAAGAATGTACGTTCCATAAATTCCGTGGTGGGAGAAACCAATGATGGCTACCTCAACGATATTAGAGGTAGGCATGTCAAAGAAAAACATGTACTTGATGCTATAAAAAAAGCTAAAATTGGAAAAGTTGATGAAGGAAATATTGGTGCAGGAACAGGAACGGTGTGTTTTGGGTTTAAAGGTGGTATTGGTACATCGTCAAGGGTAATTCCAAAATCGTTGGGCGGCTACACCGTGGGTGTTTTGGTGCAGACTAATTTTGGCGGTGTATTGGAGGTTAACGGAACACCAGTTGCCAAAGAGTTGGGCAGGTATCCCTATAAAAACGATATGGAAGCGGACGGTTCTTGTATGATAGTTGTTATTACAGATGCTCCCATTGGTTCAAGAAATTTAGAAAGAATGGCAAAACGAGCTATGTTAGGGTTAGCAAAAACAGGAGGTATTGCTTCAAATGGTAGTGGAGATTATGTTATCGCCCTTTCCACCGCTAAAGAAAATCTAATCGACACAAAGCAGGATTCCACTTACCATAAATTAAAAGAATTAAAAAATAGTGAAGTAACACCTCTGTTTTTAGCAACCATTGAGGCTACTGAAGAAGCTATAATTAACTCACTGTTTGCAGCTAAAGATATGGTAGGAAGGGATGAACATGAAATAAAAGCACTACCAATTAATGATATTCTAAAAATCATGAAAAAGCATAATAGAATTAAAGAATAA
- a CDS encoding transketolase — MPNTQELKDFTTQVRRDIVRMVHAVNSGHPGGSLGCAEFFTALYKEVMSYSTDFKMDGKDEDLFFLSNGHISPVYYSVLARCGFFPVSELATFRKINSRLQGHPTTHEGLPGIRIASGSLGQGMSVAIGAAQAKKLNGDDSLIYSLHGDGELQEGQAWEAIMYAAGKKVDNLISTVDYNGQQIDGATDHVMPMGDLKAKFEAFGWDVLEVEKGNNIEAVIAGLKEAKTRTGKGKPVCILLHTVMGNGVDFMMHTHAWHGKAPNDEQLEVALAQNAETLGDY, encoded by the coding sequence ATGCCCAATACACAAGAATTAAAAGATTTTACCACACAAGTACGACGCGATATAGTTAGAATGGTACATGCCGTAAACTCCGGTCATCCTGGCGGTTCTTTGGGCTGTGCTGAATTTTTTACCGCTCTGTACAAAGAAGTGATGAGTTACTCCACTGATTTTAAGATGGATGGTAAAGACGAAGACCTTTTCTTTTTATCGAATGGGCATATTTCTCCGGTATATTACAGTGTGTTGGCTAGATGTGGATTTTTTCCGGTATCCGAACTTGCTACGTTCAGAAAAATAAACTCACGCTTACAAGGACACCCAACAACCCACGAAGGTTTACCCGGCATTAGAATTGCATCAGGGTCATTGGGTCAAGGCATGTCGGTGGCCATAGGAGCTGCTCAAGCTAAAAAACTGAATGGTGATGATTCCTTAATTTATTCGCTTCATGGTGATGGCGAACTGCAAGAAGGTCAAGCTTGGGAAGCCATTATGTATGCAGCGGGTAAAAAAGTTGATAATTTAATATCTACGGTTGATTATAACGGACAGCAAATTGATGGAGCAACTGACCATGTGATGCCAATGGGCGATTTGAAAGCCAAATTTGAAGCTTTTGGATGGGATGTGCTGGAAGTTGAAAAAGGCAATAATATTGAAGCTGTTATTGCAGGATTAAAAGAAGCAAAAACCAGAACTGGAAAAGGAAAACCAGTTTGTATATTACTGCATACTGTAATGGGTAATGGTGTAGATTTTATGATGCACACGCACGCTTGGCATGGTAAAGCACCTAATGATGAACAATTGGAAGTTGCTCTGGCCCAAAATGCTGAGACGTTGGGTGATTATTAA
- a CDS encoding sodium:solute symporter, with product MQQIDWIILICTLIFIVAYGVWQTRGSKNVQDFVRGGNQSKWWTIGLSVMATQASAITFLSTPGQAFHDGMGFVQFYFGVPIAMVIICLVFIPIYHRLKVYTAYEYLESRFDLKTRSLAAILFLIQRGLAAGITIYAPAIILSAVLGWDLITLNIIIGILVIVYTVSGGTKAVNVTQKHQMVVIFTGMVIAFFMIVNALPADVTFTKALDIAGASDKMKILNFSVDFDNRYTIWSGLIGGSFLALSYFGTDQSQVQRYLSGKSIKEMQLGLLFNGLLKVPMQFFILLVGVMVFVFYQFNATPLNFSPTATDTVLNSSYSEDYKTLQDEQTIIFNKKQVLINEFIKTEDEKLSKQISEVNKEDKENRQAARELIKVAAKEKDIKVETNDKDYVFIHFILNNLPRGLIGLLLAVILSAAMSSTASELNALGSTTALDLYKRNVRAEKSEKHFLVASKWFTLTWGIIAILIACVANLFDNLIQLVNIIGSIFYGNVLGIFLLAFFIKYVKSNAVFMAALITQIIVIGIYYFAMFLPESQGEKSLLGYLWLNLIGCALVMGIAILIQSFNGTKEHQLAQ from the coding sequence ATGCAACAAATTGATTGGATAATTTTAATCTGTACTTTAATTTTTATTGTTGCCTATGGTGTTTGGCAGACAAGAGGAAGTAAAAATGTGCAAGATTTTGTTCGTGGTGGTAATCAGTCAAAATGGTGGACCATCGGGCTATCCGTTATGGCCACACAGGCCAGTGCTATTACCTTTTTGTCAACTCCGGGCCAAGCTTTTCATGACGGAATGGGTTTTGTGCAGTTCTATTTTGGTGTGCCCATTGCTATGGTCATTATCTGTTTGGTATTTATCCCCATTTACCACCGTCTTAAGGTTTATACCGCTTATGAATATTTGGAAAGTCGTTTTGACTTAAAAACACGTAGTTTGGCTGCTATTTTATTTTTAATTCAAAGAGGTTTGGCTGCGGGAATTACTATTTATGCACCGGCTATCATATTGTCTGCAGTATTGGGGTGGGATTTGATTACACTTAATATTATTATCGGAATTTTAGTCATTGTCTACACCGTTTCTGGTGGTACTAAAGCCGTAAATGTTACCCAAAAACATCAAATGGTGGTTATTTTTACTGGCATGGTCATCGCTTTTTTTATGATTGTTAATGCATTACCAGCGGACGTTACATTTACCAAAGCCCTAGATATTGCAGGTGCCAGTGACAAAATGAAAATTCTCAATTTTTCTGTAGATTTTGATAACAGATATACTATTTGGAGTGGTCTGATTGGCGGTAGCTTTTTGGCACTATCTTATTTTGGTACTGATCAAAGTCAAGTACAGCGGTATCTTTCAGGAAAATCAATTAAAGAAATGCAATTAGGTTTATTGTTTAACGGATTACTAAAAGTACCTATGCAATTTTTTATCCTATTGGTTGGGGTTATGGTATTTGTGTTTTATCAATTCAATGCTACGCCACTTAATTTCAGTCCTACTGCAACAGATACAGTTTTGAATTCTTCTTATTCGGAAGATTATAAAACATTGCAAGATGAACAGACGATAATTTTTAACAAAAAGCAAGTTTTAATTAACGAATTTATTAAAACTGAAGATGAAAAGTTAAGCAAACAAATATCAGAAGTTAATAAAGAAGATAAAGAAAATAGGCAAGCGGCAAGAGAATTGATTAAGGTAGCAGCAAAAGAAAAAGATATAAAAGTGGAAACAAACGACAAAGATTATGTCTTTATTCATTTTATCTTAAATAATTTACCTAGAGGTTTAATAGGTTTATTATTAGCAGTTATTTTATCCGCAGCAATGTCATCAACAGCGTCAGAGTTAAATGCGTTAGGTTCTACAACGGCGTTAGATTTGTACAAAAGAAATGTTCGTGCAGAAAAGTCGGAAAAACATTTTCTAGTGGCTTCTAAGTGGTTTACACTAACGTGGGGCATAATTGCAATTTTAATTGCCTGTGTTGCCAATTTATTTGATAACCTGATACAGTTGGTGAATATAATAGGTTCCATATTTTACGGCAATGTGCTGGGAATATTTTTATTGGCATTTTTTATAAAATATGTTAAAAGCAATGCTGTTTTTATGGCAGCTTTGATTACACAAATTATTGTAATTGGAATCTATTATTTTGCTATGTTTTTGCCTGAAAGTCAAGGCGAAAAATCCTTACTGGGCTATTTATGGCTCAATTTAATTGGTTGTGCATTGGTAATGGGAATAGCAATTTTAATTCAATCTTTTAATGGAACAAAGGAACATCAATTAGCTCAATAA